One window from the genome of Rubinisphaera margarita encodes:
- a CDS encoding ELWxxDGT repeat protein, with protein sequence MLVNNWLNVLLKRTTSHFPHKRTSAGHQSSRRRRDARLQFAEPLEVRVLLSGDDDHGHHHTAGVDVLEGYYTWEEFLELESTEFAVPPGMPPAGEFQAQPDGGHEPDVLTIVLDFKDSDDPQSTDLFDNVVGEFDVTAYGFNSSDFGMIVDAIMEEVDDDFFHELIGTVANSSQQDLAIDFVVGDIGTLYAGASEYYYVQIGTGISGDHTNGGILGVAAASAVRDENGTANIYGLQNGAIVASIFTDVIQGMGGLTPSSALSSGNLEYTTHAITGTLSHEIAHTLSLSHINKAGSTQPTSGVSPLMGTGAIDLPNQDRITDREFSLSGIDGQNEDAPRNHVQQLVDAVGLHDAPNDPPTVALQNTTTSFPENTDTTNRLKVADIAVTDDDAGVNTLALSGADAGLFEIDGLELFLSAGTTLDYESQAAMDVTVTVDDTAVGDTPDDSVALTVTVTDVNETPSLTLNDYGVTLEDEQGVSQRTAVADVMVVDDALGANLLSLSGAHAALFELEDNVLFLVAGVDLRDYAGQTLSVDIDLDDQSVGGSPDASVNVSIDVEDVDVFITSRLLKDISDQRAVGGSNLREMGGQLFFTASISPYGTELWTSDGTIAGTTILKDILIGAGSSTPEDLTVVGDQLFFTAIDAENGRELWVTDGTSEGTVLVSDLTPGLQSTTLVESAVADGLLFFVDSLSNLWVSDGTEAGTTLVRNASDEQPVGPGELFSAGNRIFFQAAGTGTGDELWTSDGTAAGTYLVKDINAGGTASSPQEFAAVGNLVYFQANDGTNGAELWVSDGTAQGTTLLSDINPGPDGSTPSQLTVVGDEVYFQADDGVNGVELWVTDGTGVGTRLVKNIMAGGVSSSFESLAAFDGRLFFVTNDGINGSEIWSSDGTEPGTTLFADLNPGVASATPARLTVIGNRLYFQADDGSTGVELWSTDGTEIGTALVNDLNPGNGSSDPTSFTPVGERIYFSADDGDGDRLRYLDGETIEVVQTRLESSNPTDVVTFGDRFYFSAYDPVYGRELWGSDGTEAGTVLFKDINPGTGSSTPGNFEVVGDQLFFVANDSVRGEELWVSDGTSAGTQLVKDIRQDSASSTPRDLTAVGDLLFFEAYDSTAGYSLWVSDGTSAGTALVKDINASALTGTLNNFTVVGDLLYSQASDAATGTELWVSDGTSAGTVLVKDINSGSASSSPADLVAVGGQLFFSADDGSNGRELWVSDGTTEGTLLVRDIDAGADASNPSSLVALGGSVYFQANDGVNGTELWVSDGTLEGTQLLKDIRSGNESSTPEYLTLIGDQIYFSASDGVTGAELWVTDGTTGGTRLLKDVRLGAESSNPMSFTAFGDQLFFRVLEQEREFPQADSFQLWVTDGTATGTRLVDGLFEGAFGVDPQYLTPFESSLVFRAFSDESGYELWIADVNHTPVNTEPVSSDAIDSDNEFVLDLLTGTSDVDPGETLNVSNLQLISGDAKGVTVSSNSLTITPSAYASLPFGAAEVLSYSYRVVDRFGSRVNQTATITITGTDSPPQIALQNQMMSLAEDADTTARRKVADIVVTDDGGSPVLSLSGADATMFEIDGTELYLIAGAKLDYETKPSLEMTVQVDDPGVGGNPDGTATLTISVTDANDAPSVSLLNTVTILGEGTDMSSRLKVGDIVLNDDAQGLNVVSLSGADAAMFEIDGGELYLRAGSSLSKATNPQLAVTVQVDDAEVGSNPDGTVDLSIEINQTPGISLQNTVATLAEDTDTSGRIRIADILIDDDGYGTNILRLEGDDAGLFELDGTVLFLRAGTTLDYETNSELSLSVEIYDSTVGNGTSDLASLSISIANVNDPPRVALQNEVRTLPEDTSTSSRVKVADIVITDDALGTNTLKLTGIDQPLFEIVGSALYLKAGAVLDYETNPVLNITVQVDDATLGTGPDDDVSLEINVDDVLEGPPPIPVSSLLGFANGNWWLSSADANGDFTSAVSASGPASLFREAVQGDFNGDGVQDVAVWLLNGEWRVGLANGAGQFTFTTWTSWTHADIKEVHVGDFNDDGRDDIIGLFRSGDRGRWWVAQSDGSRFANRHWGDYGNYNGINTVLVGNFDGVKGDDLTVIATSGVVWMVKTSNTRFQYLNSHRWNLSNGFEFVQVGNFNGDHRDDVLAVFGTGVNRSVFVAKSIGPAMGFYSSKWSEWTVNQSLDAVVVGDFDGDGRSNVVALLNGTKLWYGASDGRRFEMRFWLDWSEVAGGIVDVAVGDINGDGLADILGRTSNGKWRTAESNGSSFADRYVIGWSASAIWKHVMIGNFTTPRPAAPESPSPPISDISVSPRSSPDDFAAFGDDEMLDLLYDRGQGGAF encoded by the coding sequence ATGCTCGTCAATAACTGGTTGAATGTTCTTCTGAAGCGAACGACGAGTCATTTCCCGCATAAGAGAACATCTGCCGGCCACCAGTCGTCACGACGAAGACGCGATGCCCGATTGCAGTTCGCTGAGCCTCTCGAAGTGCGGGTGCTACTTTCTGGCGACGACGATCACGGGCATCATCACACGGCCGGCGTCGATGTGCTTGAAGGCTACTACACCTGGGAAGAGTTTCTGGAGTTGGAGTCGACGGAGTTCGCCGTCCCACCTGGAATGCCCCCCGCTGGCGAGTTTCAGGCTCAGCCCGACGGCGGACATGAACCCGATGTGCTTACGATCGTCCTCGACTTCAAAGACTCCGACGATCCGCAGTCTACCGATCTGTTCGACAACGTCGTTGGTGAGTTCGACGTCACCGCGTATGGCTTCAATTCCAGCGACTTCGGAATGATTGTGGACGCGATCATGGAGGAAGTCGACGACGACTTCTTTCACGAGTTGATCGGCACGGTCGCCAATTCGTCGCAGCAGGATCTCGCAATCGACTTCGTTGTCGGGGATATCGGAACGCTCTACGCCGGCGCCAGCGAATACTACTACGTGCAGATCGGCACCGGGATTTCCGGCGACCATACGAATGGGGGCATCCTGGGTGTGGCCGCTGCCTCTGCCGTGCGTGACGAGAACGGAACGGCGAACATCTACGGGTTGCAGAATGGAGCGATCGTCGCCTCGATCTTCACCGATGTCATCCAGGGCATGGGGGGATTGACGCCATCCAGCGCACTTTCATCAGGGAATCTCGAATACACGACGCACGCGATCACGGGAACGCTGTCCCATGAGATTGCGCACACGCTGTCGTTGTCTCACATCAACAAAGCCGGGTCGACGCAGCCGACTTCGGGAGTCTCGCCGCTCATGGGGACGGGAGCGATCGATCTGCCGAACCAGGATCGAATTACTGATCGTGAGTTCTCGCTCTCGGGAATTGATGGGCAGAACGAAGACGCGCCTCGGAATCACGTGCAGCAACTGGTCGACGCCGTCGGGCTGCACGATGCGCCGAACGATCCCCCAACCGTGGCGCTGCAGAACACCACGACGTCGTTCCCAGAGAACACCGATACGACCAATCGCCTCAAAGTGGCCGATATTGCCGTCACGGACGACGACGCGGGAGTGAATACGCTGGCACTGTCCGGAGCCGATGCGGGACTGTTCGAGATCGATGGGCTCGAGCTGTTCCTGTCCGCAGGGACCACGCTCGACTACGAGTCACAGGCAGCAATGGATGTTACCGTTACGGTCGATGATACCGCGGTTGGCGACACGCCCGATGACTCAGTTGCGTTGACGGTGACCGTGACCGACGTCAATGAAACGCCGAGCCTCACGCTGAACGATTACGGCGTGACCTTGGAAGACGAGCAGGGAGTGAGTCAGCGAACAGCGGTGGCGGATGTGATGGTCGTCGACGATGCCCTGGGGGCAAATTTGCTCTCGCTGTCGGGAGCGCACGCGGCTCTCTTCGAGCTGGAGGACAATGTTCTCTTCCTGGTCGCAGGAGTTGACCTGCGAGATTACGCAGGGCAGACGTTGTCGGTGGATATCGACCTCGATGATCAGTCGGTCGGGGGCTCTCCGGATGCGTCAGTGAACGTGTCGATCGATGTCGAGGATGTCGACGTCTTCATCACCTCTCGGCTGCTCAAGGATATCTCCGATCAGAGAGCCGTTGGCGGGAGCAACCTCCGCGAGATGGGAGGGCAACTCTTTTTCACGGCCTCGATTTCTCCCTATGGAACAGAGCTTTGGACGAGCGACGGAACTATCGCGGGAACAACGATTCTCAAAGACATCCTCATCGGTGCGGGCTCCTCCACTCCAGAGGATCTGACCGTTGTCGGGGATCAGCTCTTCTTTACGGCCATCGACGCCGAGAATGGCCGAGAGCTCTGGGTGACCGATGGCACGAGTGAAGGTACGGTGCTGGTTAGCGATCTGACGCCCGGACTTCAGAGCACAACTCTGGTTGAAAGCGCGGTCGCGGACGGACTGTTGTTCTTTGTCGATTCGCTTTCGAATCTCTGGGTATCGGATGGAACGGAAGCGGGAACCACTTTGGTCCGCAACGCGAGCGACGAGCAACCCGTTGGTCCGGGCGAGCTGTTCTCCGCTGGGAACCGAATCTTCTTCCAGGCGGCGGGAACGGGAACGGGGGATGAACTCTGGACGAGCGACGGGACTGCAGCAGGGACGTATCTGGTCAAAGACATCAACGCGGGAGGAACAGCGTCTTCTCCGCAAGAGTTCGCGGCGGTCGGCAATCTTGTCTATTTCCAGGCGAACGACGGGACGAATGGGGCCGAACTGTGGGTGTCAGATGGCACGGCTCAGGGGACGACACTGCTCAGCGACATCAATCCGGGCCCAGATGGTTCCACACCCTCCCAGCTTACGGTCGTAGGAGATGAGGTCTACTTCCAGGCTGATGATGGAGTCAACGGAGTCGAGCTGTGGGTAACCGACGGGACCGGGGTCGGAACGCGGCTGGTTAAGAACATCATGGCGGGAGGTGTCTCATCGTCGTTCGAAAGTCTGGCGGCGTTCGATGGGCGTCTGTTCTTCGTCACGAACGATGGCATCAACGGCAGTGAGATCTGGTCGAGTGATGGGACCGAGCCGGGAACGACCCTCTTTGCCGATCTCAACCCGGGAGTGGCCTCGGCGACGCCTGCGCGCCTGACCGTGATCGGCAATCGACTCTATTTTCAGGCTGATGACGGCTCCACGGGCGTGGAACTCTGGAGCACTGATGGAACAGAGATCGGGACCGCCCTGGTCAACGATCTCAACCCGGGCAATGGATCTTCGGATCCGACATCCTTCACCCCGGTCGGCGAGCGCATCTACTTCTCCGCTGACGATGGAGATGGGGACCGACTTCGCTACCTCGACGGGGAAACGATCGAAGTCGTGCAGACCCGCCTCGAATCCTCGAATCCAACCGACGTGGTGACGTTTGGCGACCGCTTCTACTTCTCCGCGTACGATCCTGTTTACGGCCGCGAGCTCTGGGGCAGTGATGGCACGGAAGCAGGTACGGTCCTGTTCAAGGACATCAATCCCGGAACCGGCTCTTCGACGCCGGGCAATTTTGAAGTGGTCGGAGATCAGCTGTTCTTCGTTGCCAACGATAGCGTGCGCGGAGAGGAGCTGTGGGTCAGTGACGGGACCTCCGCCGGGACTCAGCTGGTCAAAGATATCCGGCAGGACAGCGCGTCTTCGACTCCGCGTGATCTGACGGCCGTTGGCGATCTGTTGTTCTTTGAAGCCTACGACTCGACCGCTGGCTATTCCCTCTGGGTGAGCGATGGCACCAGTGCGGGCACTGCACTGGTGAAAGACATCAACGCCAGCGCGCTGACCGGCACTTTGAACAACTTCACGGTCGTCGGGGATCTGCTCTATTCTCAAGCCAGCGATGCGGCAACCGGCACCGAACTCTGGGTGAGCGACGGCACCAGTGCGGGCACGGTCCTGGTGAAAGATATCAACAGTGGCAGTGCGTCTTCGTCCCCGGCAGATCTGGTGGCGGTCGGCGGGCAGCTGTTCTTCTCCGCTGATGATGGTTCCAACGGTCGTGAGCTGTGGGTGAGTGATGGAACGACCGAGGGAACGCTGCTGGTCAGGGATATCGACGCGGGAGCCGATGCTTCGAACCCCTCGAGCCTTGTTGCACTGGGCGGCTCGGTCTATTTCCAGGCGAACGATGGAGTCAACGGAACCGAGTTGTGGGTCAGTGATGGCACACTCGAAGGGACTCAGCTTCTGAAAGATATTCGCTCCGGCAATGAGTCCTCGACTCCTGAGTATCTCACCCTCATTGGCGATCAGATTTACTTTTCGGCCAGCGATGGAGTAACAGGGGCCGAGCTCTGGGTGACCGATGGAACCACAGGCGGGACGCGGCTCCTGAAAGATGTCCGACTTGGGGCAGAATCATCCAATCCGATGTCCTTCACCGCTTTTGGAGATCAGCTTTTCTTTCGGGTACTGGAGCAGGAGAGAGAGTTCCCTCAAGCAGACAGCTTTCAGCTGTGGGTAACCGACGGTACGGCGACGGGCACGCGACTGGTGGACGGTCTGTTCGAAGGAGCATTCGGCGTCGATCCGCAGTACCTGACGCCGTTCGAGAGTTCGCTGGTCTTCCGCGCCTTTAGCGACGAAAGTGGTTATGAACTCTGGATCGCCGATGTGAATCATACTCCGGTGAACACGGAGCCGGTCTCCTCGGACGCCATTGACAGTGACAACGAATTTGTCCTCGACCTGCTCACCGGAACTTCGGATGTCGATCCCGGCGAGACTCTCAACGTGAGCAATCTGCAGCTGATTTCCGGAGACGCGAAGGGCGTGACTGTAAGCTCGAATAGCCTGACGATCACGCCGTCCGCTTACGCTTCGCTTCCATTCGGGGCTGCTGAAGTCCTGAGTTATTCCTATCGCGTGGTGGACCGATTCGGCAGCCGAGTCAATCAGACGGCGACCATCACCATTACGGGAACCGATTCTCCGCCGCAGATCGCGCTGCAGAATCAGATGATGAGTCTGGCCGAGGACGCGGACACGACGGCTCGTCGGAAGGTAGCCGATATCGTTGTCACGGACGATGGCGGTTCGCCGGTGTTGAGCCTGAGCGGCGCTGATGCAACGATGTTCGAAATTGATGGCACCGAACTCTACCTCATTGCCGGTGCTAAGCTCGATTACGAGACGAAGCCGTCGCTCGAGATGACCGTACAAGTCGACGATCCCGGCGTGGGAGGCAATCCGGATGGAACGGCTACGCTGACAATCAGCGTGACTGACGCCAATGACGCCCCCAGCGTATCGCTGCTGAATACGGTGACGATCCTCGGAGAGGGGACCGACATGAGCAGTCGCTTGAAGGTCGGCGATATTGTCCTCAATGACGATGCTCAGGGGCTGAACGTCGTCAGCCTCAGCGGCGCGGATGCGGCGATGTTCGAGATCGACGGCGGCGAACTCTACCTGCGGGCGGGCTCAAGTTTGAGTAAGGCGACGAATCCGCAGCTCGCTGTGACCGTTCAGGTCGATGATGCCGAGGTAGGATCAAACCCGGATGGAACGGTAGATCTGTCGATTGAGATCAACCAGACACCCGGGATTTCGCTTCAAAATACGGTGGCCACTCTGGCCGAAGACACCGACACCTCGGGCCGGATCAGAATCGCCGACATCCTAATCGACGACGACGGCTACGGGACGAACATTCTACGGCTGGAGGGAGACGATGCGGGACTCTTCGAACTCGACGGCACCGTCCTCTTTCTGCGGGCGGGGACGACGCTTGATTACGAAACGAATTCCGAACTGAGTCTTTCGGTCGAGATCTATGACTCGACCGTTGGAAACGGAACGAGCGATCTGGCGTCGCTGTCCATCTCGATTGCGAATGTGAATGATCCGCCTCGCGTGGCCCTTCAGAACGAGGTCCGGACCTTGCCGGAAGATACCAGCACGTCAAGTCGCGTGAAGGTGGCCGACATCGTCATCACCGACGACGCTCTGGGGACGAACACACTGAAGCTGACCGGCATCGATCAGCCTCTCTTCGAGATTGTCGGGTCAGCTCTTTATCTCAAAGCTGGTGCTGTTCTCGATTACGAAACCAACCCGGTTCTGAATATCACCGTCCAGGTGGATGATGCGACTCTCGGCACGGGACCGGACGATGACGTTTCGCTGGAGATCAACGTCGACGACGTACTGGAAGGCCCGCCTCCGATTCCGGTTTCGTCCCTCCTGGGCTTTGCGAATGGAAACTGGTGGCTTTCCAGTGCGGACGCTAACGGCGATTTCACGAGTGCCGTCTCCGCATCGGGGCCGGCCAGTCTGTTTCGGGAAGCTGTGCAGGGAGATTTCAACGGAGACGGCGTGCAGGATGTCGCCGTCTGGTTGCTGAATGGGGAATGGCGTGTCGGACTCGCGAATGGAGCGGGGCAGTTTACGTTTACAACGTGGACGTCGTGGACTCATGCAGACATCAAAGAGGTCCACGTTGGCGACTTCAATGACGACGGACGTGATGACATCATCGGTTTGTTCCGGAGTGGAGATCGCGGTCGCTGGTGGGTCGCTCAGTCCGATGGAAGTCGATTCGCGAATCGCCACTGGGGTGACTACGGAAACTACAATGGAATTAACACTGTGCTCGTGGGGAACTTCGACGGTGTGAAGGGCGATGATCTCACCGTGATCGCGACGTCCGGCGTGGTGTGGATGGTGAAGACGAGCAACACCCGTTTTCAGTATCTCAACTCGCACCGCTGGAATCTCTCGAACGGCTTTGAGTTCGTTCAGGTTGGCAACTTTAATGGAGATCACCGCGACGATGTCCTGGCGGTGTTTGGGACTGGAGTCAACCGGAGTGTCTTCGTTGCCAAGTCCATCGGTCCGGCGATGGGATTCTACAGCAGTAAGTGGAGCGAGTGGACGGTCAACCAGTCGCTCGATGCAGTTGTCGTCGGCGATTTCGATGGCGACGGACGCTCGAATGTGGTGGCGTTGTTGAATGGAACGAAACTCTGGTATGGTGCCTCCGATGGCCGTCGATTCGAAATGCGGTTCTGGCTCGACTGGAGTGAAGTCGCCGGCGGAATTGTCGATGTCGCGGTCGGGGACATCAACGGCGATGGCCTCGCCGATATTCTTGGACGAACATCAAATGGCAAATGGCGGACCGCGGAATCGAACGGTTCGAGCTTTGCCGATCGATATGTGATTGGCTGGTCAGCGTCGGCGATCTGGAAGCATGTGATGATCGGCAATTTCACCACGCCTCGACCTGCTGCTCCTGAATCGCCGTCCCCGCCGATCTCAGATATCTCGGTTTCCCCACGGAGTTCGCCAGACGACTTCGCAGCCTTTGGAGACGATGAGATGCTGGATCTGTTATACGATCGCGGTCAGGGCGGGGCGTTTTAG
- a CDS encoding phosphodiester glycosidase family protein, with protein MCTALVVSLRRVVRLLCGLLALFPFRGANAADPLPQPTRQIELARGVDLRIWKLQDPTPHTAYAVTLDLNESHIRPGYTIGGVDPDGTGEFHTTNMTVLGAAERLRYDVAINTGVLVQPPESSDAGDGWGKAYPATMVSGKWLTAPPDDSKATVVVVHRDGHFSIVPALSVPEDAWHVFPAHTGQLVDDGEPCRLSSRNTSTTISRHPRTAIGVDEIGMQVTLLVVDGRDSSEAVGVTTDTLEDWMVGLRIYDAANLWGGGNTTLVLREQTQGPLRVFNEPSDRTAQGFIKLRSAQTTLGFSVYESGAFPR; from the coding sequence ATGTGTACCGCTCTCGTCGTGTCTCTACGACGTGTCGTCCGACTGCTCTGCGGCTTATTGGCGTTGTTCCCCTTTCGTGGAGCAAACGCTGCCGATCCGCTCCCGCAGCCGACCAGACAAATCGAACTGGCCCGCGGAGTCGACCTGCGGATCTGGAAACTTCAGGATCCGACGCCCCATACGGCCTATGCTGTGACGCTCGATCTGAACGAGTCACACATTCGGCCCGGCTACACGATTGGAGGAGTCGATCCTGATGGGACCGGGGAGTTCCACACGACCAACATGACCGTCCTTGGCGCAGCCGAGCGTCTGCGTTACGACGTCGCTATCAACACGGGCGTCCTTGTCCAGCCCCCGGAAAGCAGTGACGCCGGTGATGGCTGGGGGAAAGCCTACCCCGCCACGATGGTCTCCGGGAAATGGCTCACCGCACCGCCGGACGACAGCAAAGCAACGGTCGTCGTTGTTCATCGAGACGGTCACTTCTCGATCGTTCCTGCCCTCTCGGTTCCCGAAGATGCCTGGCATGTTTTCCCCGCCCATACCGGTCAGCTGGTCGATGATGGGGAGCCCTGCCGCCTTTCCAGCAGGAACACGAGCACGACGATCAGCCGTCATCCCCGTACAGCAATCGGCGTCGATGAAATTGGGATGCAGGTCACGCTGCTCGTGGTGGATGGACGAGACTCGTCGGAAGCTGTCGGCGTTACCACGGACACACTTGAGGACTGGATGGTCGGCCTTCGCATTTATGACGCCGCCAATCTCTGGGGAGGGGGCAACACAACTCTTGTCCTTCGCGAACAGACTCAGGGCCCTTTGCGGGTGTTCAACGAGCCTTCCGATCGGACCGCTCAGGGCTTCATCAAACTCAGAAGCGCTCAGACCACACTCGGCTTCTCGGTCTATGAATCGGGAGCATTCCCGCGCTGA